Proteins found in one uncultured Desulfuromonas sp. genomic segment:
- a CDS encoding HDOD domain-containing protein, translated as MQDIFVGRQPIFDRNIKVYAYELLYRHAYVNYAEIHDQDAASCDVMANALLEIGLDAIVGPHKAFCNFARGFLLQRDDLSFVADRLVIEVLEHVEPEPKVLEAMDYFSAQGHLIALDDFVYRPELRPLVERADIVKLDVMELSMDQVAEQLTMLRKIKALKFVAEKVESNDIFQQCRELGFDYFQGYFFSKPKIVSGKKLPPARMAMIRLLSELQNPDVSISEVEKIIESDVYLSIKLLRQINSSYYNLINEVTSIRQAIVCIGLNHIRTWACVLMLGGVSDKPQELLGMALIRAKMCELLAPDSDHGRQQVFFTVGLFSLLDSILDAPMSHILDSLPLSDEINDALLDHGGEAGATLHDVQCYEQANLVDLEGSSHSSDELANAYWQAVAWVEKIKASLND; from the coding sequence ATGCAGGATATCTTTGTCGGCAGACAACCTATTTTTGACCGTAACATCAAGGTATATGCCTATGAGTTGTTGTATCGACACGCGTATGTCAATTATGCGGAAATACACGATCAGGATGCTGCCAGCTGTGATGTGATGGCCAATGCCCTGCTTGAGATCGGGCTGGATGCGATTGTCGGCCCTCACAAAGCCTTTTGTAACTTTGCCCGAGGCTTTTTGCTACAACGCGATGATCTTTCCTTTGTTGCCGACCGACTCGTTATTGAAGTGCTGGAGCATGTTGAGCCGGAACCAAAGGTTCTTGAAGCCATGGACTATTTCTCAGCACAGGGGCATTTGATCGCCCTGGACGACTTTGTCTATCGTCCTGAGCTGCGCCCGTTGGTTGAGCGGGCTGATATTGTCAAGCTGGATGTCATGGAACTGAGCATGGATCAGGTGGCTGAGCAGTTGACCATGCTACGCAAGATCAAAGCGTTGAAATTTGTTGCGGAAAAGGTGGAAAGCAACGACATTTTCCAGCAGTGTCGCGAGCTGGGGTTTGATTATTTTCAGGGCTATTTCTTCAGTAAGCCGAAGATTGTCTCCGGCAAGAAGCTGCCACCGGCGCGCATGGCCATGATCCGCCTGCTCAGTGAGCTGCAAAATCCCGATGTCAGTATCAGCGAAGTGGAAAAGATCATTGAGTCTGACGTCTACCTCAGTATCAAACTGCTGCGTCAGATCAATTCAAGCTATTACAACCTGATTAACGAAGTGACGTCGATCCGTCAGGCCATTGTCTGTATCGGTCTCAACCATATTCGGACCTGGGCTTGTGTGCTGATGCTTGGCGGTGTCAGCGACAAACCGCAGGAGCTGCTGGGCATGGCACTGATCCGGGCCAAAATGTGTGAGTTGCTGGCTCCGGATTCTGATCATGGCCGTCAGCAGGTGTTCTTTACCGTCGGACTGTTTTCGTTGCTCGACAGCATCCTTGATGCGCCGATGAGCCATATTCTCGATAGTTTGCCATTGTCGGATGAGATCAATGATGCTTTGCTCGATCATGGTGGTGAGGCGGGTGCGACTTTGCACGATGTGCAGTGTTATGAGCAGGCCAACTTGGTGGATCTTGAAGGTTCCAGTCATAGCAGTGATGAACTGGCCAATGCCTATTGGCAAGCCGTTGCCTGGGTGGAGAAGATCAAAGCCAGTTTGAACGATTGA
- the speA gene encoding biosynthetic arginine decarboxylase codes for MTQDLNNWTIDDSAQLYGIPDWGRGFFGVNSAGEMTVETAGSNGPVQVSLMEIVAGLEQRGYDMPIVLRIENLLQSRIVYLNETFRSAIAAAGYQGRYRGVFPVKVNQQCQIIEEICRFGAPYQHGLEAGSKAELVLALANLTPGGLLVLNGYKDREFIDLGLWAQKLGHSCFFVIESPAELNLLIERSRLLDVRPHIGARIKISTQVSGLWTETSGDRSSFGLSSTQLLAMVETLQAAGMIDCLEMLHCHLGSQIPCLEDIGCGVEEACRYYINLRREGAPMGYLDLGGGLAVDYSGRCSGDGHSRNYSLEDYCRAIVTTIAATLDSTGIAHPHIVTESGRATVAYSSMLLFNILDVMHFEAGPLPQPFPASEAEILQEQHRFFTTLNGQDYHQAVILRDRMRQQFRDGQLTLRQRTLGENLFLATAQKVVATARQSGLASPQISELQDALADIYYGNFSVFQSLPDTWAIDQLLPVAPLHRLGQKPTREAILSDLTCDCDGKLDQFIVGGELRKTLPLHPFTLGENYYVGAFLMGAYQETLGDLHNLFGDTHVASVRINDEGGYDLIEEISGDTIGEILSYVEYSPSVLFDRMRKEAELAVREQRLSVAERQQFLTLFGDNLSGYPYYRD; via the coding sequence ATGACGCAAGACCTGAACAACTGGACCATTGACGATTCGGCACAACTGTACGGCATCCCCGACTGGGGACGCGGCTTCTTTGGCGTTAACAGCGCTGGGGAGATGACGGTGGAGACCGCCGGCAGCAATGGTCCGGTTCAGGTTTCGCTGATGGAAATTGTCGCCGGTCTGGAACAACGCGGCTATGACATGCCCATCGTCTTGCGCATTGAAAACCTGTTGCAATCACGCATTGTTTATCTCAACGAGACTTTTCGCAGCGCCATTGCTGCCGCCGGTTATCAAGGCCGTTACCGCGGCGTGTTTCCGGTCAAGGTCAATCAACAGTGCCAGATCATTGAAGAGATCTGCCGCTTCGGCGCCCCCTACCAGCACGGCCTTGAAGCGGGCAGCAAAGCTGAGCTGGTGCTGGCCCTGGCCAACCTGACGCCGGGCGGCCTGCTGGTGCTCAATGGTTACAAAGATCGGGAGTTCATCGACCTCGGGCTGTGGGCACAAAAACTCGGCCATTCCTGTTTTTTCGTCATTGAATCTCCCGCTGAACTGAATCTGCTCATTGAGCGCAGCCGTCTGCTCGACGTACGCCCGCACATCGGTGCGCGGATTAAAATTTCCACCCAGGTCAGTGGCCTGTGGACGGAAACCAGCGGCGACCGCAGCAGTTTCGGTTTAAGCAGCACCCAGTTACTGGCCATGGTCGAAACCCTGCAGGCCGCCGGGATGATCGACTGCCTGGAAATGCTCCACTGCCATCTCGGCTCGCAGATCCCCTGTCTGGAGGACATCGGTTGTGGTGTGGAAGAGGCGTGCCGTTACTACATCAATCTGCGCCGCGAAGGTGCGCCTATGGGTTACCTCGACCTCGGCGGCGGCCTTGCCGTGGACTACAGTGGCCGCTGCAGTGGCGATGGCCACTCGCGCAACTACAGCTTGGAGGACTACTGCCGGGCCATTGTCACCACCATTGCGGCAACGCTCGACAGCACCGGCATTGCTCACCCCCATATCGTTACCGAATCAGGTCGCGCCACTGTGGCTTATTCGTCGATGCTACTGTTCAACATCCTTGATGTGATGCATTTTGAAGCAGGCCCGTTGCCACAACCGTTTCCTGCGAGCGAAGCTGAAATCCTGCAGGAGCAACACCGCTTTTTCACGACTCTCAACGGCCAGGATTACCACCAGGCGGTTATCCTGCGTGACCGTATGCGCCAACAATTTCGTGACGGGCAACTCACCCTGCGCCAACGCACCTTAGGCGAGAACCTGTTTTTGGCCACGGCACAAAAAGTCGTTGCCACGGCCCGCCAATCCGGCCTAGCGTCACCGCAGATCAGCGAATTGCAGGATGCCCTGGCCGATATCTATTACGGCAACTTCAGTGTCTTCCAGTCGTTGCCCGACACCTGGGCCATCGATCAACTGCTGCCCGTCGCTCCACTGCACCGCCTCGGACAAAAGCCGACGCGTGAGGCAATCCTCTCGGATTTGACCTGCGACTGCGACGGCAAGCTCGACCAGTTTATTGTCGGCGGCGAACTGCGCAAAACACTGCCGCTGCATCCGTTTACGCTGGGCGAAAATTACTATGTCGGTGCTTTTTTAATGGGGGCGTATCAGGAGACATTGGGCGATCTGCACAACCTGTTTGGTGATACCCATGTTGCCAGCGTACGCATCAATGATGAAGGTGGTTATGATCTCATTGAAGAGATCTCCGGTGACACCATCGGTGAGATTCTCAGCTATGTGGAATACAGTCCGTCGGTGCTGTTTGATCGAATGCGCAAAGAGGCAGAGCTGGCGGTACGCGAACAACGGCTGAGCGTGGCCGAGCGTCAGCAATTTCTGACATTGTTTGGCGACAACCTGAGCGGCTATCCTTACTATCGCGACTGA
- the speE gene encoding polyamine aminopropyltransferase encodes MEMWYTEKHSENVGITMKVTETLFSGKSEFQQLDIVQTLEYGKMMLLDGLVMVTERDEFVYHDMIAHPALFTHPAPKNVLVIGGGDGGSIREIMKHPGVEQATLCEIDGLVIEKSIELLPSMACEIDGSNPRVKLHVDDGLAYIRDHQNEFDIILVDSTDPIGPAVGLFEEDFYRLVHGALKEDGIMVAQSESPFYHGDIQKAMYGNLRNVFPIVEMYQAFIPTYPSGLWSFAFASKKYHPVTDFDQQRAANRGFDTRYYNEQLHLGAFMLPTFARENIGR; translated from the coding sequence ATGGAAATGTGGTACACCGAGAAACACTCGGAAAATGTCGGGATTACCATGAAGGTGACGGAGACGTTGTTCTCCGGCAAGAGTGAATTTCAGCAACTGGACATTGTCCAAACCCTGGAATACGGCAAAATGATGTTGCTTGATGGTCTGGTCATGGTTACCGAACGCGATGAGTTCGTTTACCACGACATGATTGCCCACCCGGCACTGTTCACCCACCCCGCCCCGAAAAACGTACTGGTAATCGGCGGCGGTGACGGCGGCAGCATCCGCGAGATCATGAAGCACCCCGGTGTTGAGCAAGCGACCCTGTGCGAAATTGACGGTCTGGTGATTGAGAAGTCCATCGAACTGCTGCCGTCCATGGCCTGTGAAATTGACGGCAGCAATCCACGCGTTAAACTGCATGTCGATGACGGCCTGGCCTATATTCGTGACCACCAGAACGAATTCGACATCATCCTTGTCGACTCCACCGATCCCATCGGTCCGGCCGTCGGCCTGTTCGAAGAAGATTTTTACCGTCTGGTTCACGGTGCCCTGAAAGAGGACGGCATCATGGTCGCCCAGAGCGAATCGCCTTTTTACCATGGCGACATCCAGAAGGCCATGTACGGCAACCTGCGCAACGTGTTCCCCATTGTCGAGATGTATCAGGCGTTCATCCCCACCTACCCCAGCGGTCTGTGGAGTTTCGCCTTTGCCAGCAAGAAATACCACCCGGTCACTGATTTTGATCAGCAGCGCGCCGCCAACCGCGGCTTTGATACCCGCTACTACAACGAGCAACTGCACCTCGGTGCGTTTATGCTGCCGACCTTTGCCCGCGAAAACATTGGCCGATAA
- a CDS encoding pyruvoyl-dependent arginine decarboxylase, whose amino-acid sequence MANNTMPQHYFTCACGQGESPVSAHYQALAEAGLADRILLEARGFLPPGSALQTPGQCTTKAEQRLFMAQIESATVGEVISAAIAVAYPENPHHGAPVIPVAATGHKEDIEAMARSQAQSAVEQRGDTVKEIQSLAVQVKVSQPSCALACVVLTH is encoded by the coding sequence ATGGCAAATAACACGATGCCACAACATTACTTCACCTGTGCATGCGGGCAAGGCGAATCGCCTGTTTCTGCCCATTATCAGGCATTGGCCGAAGCCGGATTAGCCGATCGCATACTTCTAGAAGCCAGAGGGTTTCTTCCGCCCGGCAGCGCGCTGCAGACACCTGGACAGTGCACAACAAAGGCAGAACAACGCCTGTTTATGGCCCAGATTGAATCTGCCACTGTCGGGGAAGTGATCAGTGCGGCCATTGCGGTTGCCTACCCGGAAAATCCGCACCATGGTGCACCGGTGATTCCCGTTGCGGCCACCGGCCATAAAGAAGATATAGAAGCCATGGCTCGCAGTCAGGCGCAGAGCGCCGTGGAGCAGCGTGGCGACACCGTAAAAGAGATTCAATCGTTGGCGGTACAGGTGAAAGTCTCTCAGCCCTCCTGTGCCCTGGCTTGCGTCGTTTTGACACACTAG
- the proC gene encoding pyrroline-5-carboxylate reductase, whose product MGLTALGFIGGGNMAEALIKGLIASGMDSKAMLVAELMPERRQFLEQTYGIETTADSSQVVAEKKVILLAVKPQALDAALMPLSETFSDDHCMISILAGVKTSRIEAILGDSPRVVRVMPNTPALIGAGAAALSGGRYAQNDDVELARQLFASVGVVEVVAEKLLDAVTGLSGSGPAYVYTIIEALADGGVLEGLPRSVALSLAAKTVAGAAQMVLDTGEHPAVLRDRVCSPGGTTIAAVDTLEKGKLRATLMDAVSRASERSRELAD is encoded by the coding sequence ATGGGTTTGACAGCACTGGGCTTTATTGGTGGCGGAAACATGGCTGAAGCGTTGATCAAGGGCTTGATTGCATCTGGTATGGACAGCAAAGCAATGCTTGTTGCCGAGCTGATGCCGGAGCGCCGCCAGTTTCTTGAACAGACGTATGGCATTGAAACCACAGCCGACAGCAGTCAGGTTGTGGCTGAGAAAAAAGTCATTCTTCTGGCGGTCAAACCACAGGCTCTGGATGCGGCACTGATGCCGCTGAGTGAAACGTTCAGCGACGATCATTGCATGATCTCAATTTTAGCCGGGGTTAAAACCTCACGTATTGAGGCGATTCTCGGTGATTCACCACGGGTTGTTCGCGTTATGCCCAATACCCCGGCGTTGATCGGTGCCGGGGCAGCGGCGCTTAGTGGTGGCCGCTATGCTCAGAATGATGATGTTGAACTGGCTCGGCAGTTGTTTGCCTCGGTCGGTGTTGTTGAGGTGGTGGCAGAAAAATTGCTCGATGCTGTTACCGGGTTGTCCGGTTCCGGGCCGGCGTATGTTTACACCATTATCGAAGCTTTGGCTGATGGCGGCGTGCTGGAAGGGTTGCCGCGCTCTGTGGCATTGAGTCTGGCGGCCAAGACCGTTGCCGGGGCCGCGCAAATGGTGCTGGATACCGGCGAACATCCGGCGGTGTTGCGTGATCGGGTGTGCAGTCCGGGTGGGACGACCATTGCAGCTGTGGATACGCTGGAGAAGGGGAAATTGCGCGCAACCTTGATGGATGCTGTCTCTCGGGCCAGCGAGCGGTCGCGGGAGTTGGCGGATTAG
- a CDS encoding FapA family protein: MSETTENETSPFGEAPGNVVHEEHTEEFSLQIIVANDEMSAMVSLIPVAKKDVEIPSQQLLSALSQAGIEDGVDLSAVEAVCNFASKGKEQRHVVVASTEPPEPGADAWLEVLIRTGADQNIQLEENAEGKLDLYTLNLFTSVEPDQEIAIFHPAEYGRGSSTVTGKVIAPIQGKELDVRLGDGVRVEDGGQRFIAELCGRVDYSENTLSVSEDYIIHGDVDLEVGNINFPGYTRVRGDVLDSFDIRSIKGIEIGGAVGNSYLITDGDVSIGSMSGRDEGLIRCGGTLKANYLNGVTVECMGDVVIANEIRNCVIKSAGAILIKNGVISGGRCLALNGIEAKDIGATAGVTTRLTSGVYFPETDRLQMLKAKQKSLTIQNEFINHCLGPLKKKAAKDKSDDSATKKRLTILLDRLDLVKKMQVEVKKELNGFVYEDHDGNAKINVHRRVREKVVISLDTVTEEVRFEQYGPLSIVADTLNSRLYFGEYSPLTVHADDMVIEEPEQEEAPLDEEEEV, translated from the coding sequence ATGTCTGAAACCACCGAAAATGAAACCAGCCCGTTTGGCGAAGCTCCCGGCAATGTTGTTCACGAAGAACATACCGAGGAATTCAGTCTGCAGATTATTGTCGCCAATGATGAAATGTCGGCCATGGTCAGTCTGATCCCTGTCGCCAAAAAGGACGTTGAAATCCCCTCCCAACAACTACTCAGTGCGCTATCCCAGGCTGGCATTGAAGACGGCGTCGACCTGTCTGCTGTCGAGGCAGTATGCAATTTTGCCTCCAAAGGAAAAGAGCAACGCCATGTGGTCGTTGCCTCCACAGAACCACCCGAGCCTGGTGCTGATGCCTGGCTGGAAGTACTGATCCGGACCGGTGCAGATCAAAACATCCAACTCGAAGAAAATGCCGAGGGCAAACTCGACCTTTACACCCTTAACCTGTTCACCAGCGTCGAACCCGACCAAGAAATCGCAATTTTTCACCCAGCCGAATACGGCAGAGGCTCATCCACGGTTACCGGCAAAGTCATCGCCCCGATTCAAGGCAAGGAGCTCGACGTCAGACTCGGTGACGGAGTCCGCGTGGAAGACGGCGGTCAGCGTTTTATCGCCGAATTATGCGGCCGGGTCGATTATTCGGAAAACACGCTGTCTGTCTCGGAAGATTACATCATTCACGGTGATGTTGACCTGGAAGTGGGTAACATCAATTTCCCCGGCTACACCCGTGTGCGTGGCGATGTACTCGACAGTTTCGATATTCGCTCCATCAAAGGCATTGAGATTGGCGGAGCGGTCGGCAACTCCTACCTGATTACTGATGGCGATGTCTCGATCGGCAGCATGTCGGGGCGGGACGAAGGGTTGATCCGCTGTGGTGGCACACTCAAAGCCAACTATCTCAACGGTGTCACGGTGGAATGTATGGGCGATGTGGTCATCGCCAACGAGATCCGCAACTGCGTAATCAAATCAGCCGGAGCCATTCTGATCAAAAACGGCGTGATCAGCGGAGGTAGATGTCTGGCCCTCAATGGCATTGAAGCCAAGGATATCGGCGCAACAGCCGGAGTTACCACCCGGCTGACCTCCGGGGTCTATTTCCCTGAAACCGACCGCCTGCAAATGCTCAAAGCTAAGCAAAAGAGTCTCACCATCCAGAACGAATTCATCAATCACTGTCTTGGCCCGCTGAAAAAAAAGGCTGCCAAAGATAAAAGCGATGACTCCGCCACAAAAAAACGCCTAACCATCCTTCTTGATCGCCTTGATCTGGTGAAAAAAATGCAGGTGGAGGTAAAAAAGGAACTCAACGGATTCGTCTATGAAGACCATGACGGTAATGCCAAAATCAATGTGCATCGGCGTGTACGGGAAAAAGTAGTAATCTCGTTGGACACTGTCACCGAAGAGGTTCGTTTTGAACAATACGGCCCGTTATCCATTGTTGCTGACACGCTCAACAGCCGCCTCTACTTCGGCGAATACAGCCCTCTCACGGTTCATGCAGATGACATGGTCATTGAAGAGCCGGAACAGGAAGAGGCTCCTCTGGATGAAGAGGAAGAAGTCTAA
- a CDS encoding EAL domain-containing protein yields MASPANHHDTAYQQSSGKLVLLLVFFCLTILVCLSAAVFYDYQKKTISEAAQVNLTMLTNLKARQVGHWRHERIIHARLLTANRDLLNSIASFSTQRTPDRANHIIQSLTPALSDSEDHAIVLTDALGKPILSVGDNINLETHIDPKPLIMALERHQVMFSKLFHVHGNTTGYHHGHSHADVHTTHVHMNLIAPLYRDGNPTQEVVGALVFIVNPEQFLVPLMTSWPVPSPSAESILVRKVDDSILRLTPSRHMVSPEMLVSAKPPKGYESPGSRILAEKEGVFLGYDYRQVPVLASVKKVDDSPWYLVAKIDKNEVMAPLFRIAAIEAVTATLILATAGLMMLLWWRRQQALYQAGYYQQQLQHQMLSQRFDNLTRFANDLVLLVDAEGQIIDANERALDTYGYPEGELKTFKLKDLCDLSQQECDLFWEQLKAEQGVRFETMQFRHDGSTFPVEINARWIELDRGHLIQAIIRDISERKAAEDQLIHQAYHDPLTGLPNRLLINDRLKLAIAKARRHKTQAVLLLLDLDRFKNINDTLGHAVGDRILTTLALRMQEALRDTDTVARFSGDEFLVLLEDIRELSDVVSLAQKLSELVSQPVIIDGEEMCLTTSIGISVAPEDSIEVDQLIRFADTAMYRAKEKGRNNFQFYTPDMNAHAGRRLQLENNLRKALQRQEMVVYYQPQVEMDSGRIVGSEALLRWMHPEHGLISPSDFIPLAEETGVIEEIGAWALEQACQQTVAWQKNHPELKIAVNLSARQFRNENLVDDIEQILNKTGLAARHLEMELTESLLMEDVDVAIDLMNRLTKLGITLAIDDFGTGYSSLSHLNRFPIDKLKIDRSFVNSMSLDNCGIARTIITLGRTLDLSIIAEGVETDEQRQLLLQLGCPQAQGYYFSRPIHDNAFSEMLKKPTILPNS; encoded by the coding sequence ATGGCCTCACCCGCAAACCATCACGATACGGCGTACCAACAAAGCAGTGGAAAACTCGTTCTGCTGCTGGTGTTCTTTTGTCTGACCATTCTCGTCTGTTTGTCTGCCGCCGTTTTCTACGATTACCAAAAGAAAACCATTTCGGAAGCCGCCCAAGTCAACCTGACCATGTTGACCAATCTCAAAGCCCGTCAAGTGGGGCACTGGCGCCACGAACGGATCATCCATGCCCGACTGCTCACCGCCAACCGTGACCTGCTTAACAGCATTGCATCATTCAGCACCCAACGCACCCCGGATCGAGCCAATCACATCATCCAGTCACTAACCCCGGCGTTAAGCGACAGTGAAGACCACGCCATCGTCCTCACCGACGCCTTGGGGAAACCGATTCTCAGTGTCGGCGACAACATCAATTTAGAAACACATATCGACCCAAAACCGCTGATCATGGCCCTGGAGCGCCATCAGGTGATGTTCAGCAAATTGTTCCATGTTCATGGCAACACGACAGGTTATCATCATGGACACAGCCATGCCGACGTACATACCACACATGTGCATATGAATCTCATCGCCCCACTGTATCGCGACGGTAATCCCACACAAGAAGTAGTTGGCGCCCTGGTTTTTATTGTCAATCCCGAACAGTTTCTAGTGCCGTTGATGACGTCGTGGCCGGTTCCCAGCCCCAGCGCCGAATCGATTCTGGTGCGAAAGGTGGACGACTCGATTCTCCGTTTGACACCAAGCCGTCATATGGTCTCACCGGAAATGTTGGTCAGTGCCAAGCCGCCCAAGGGGTATGAATCCCCGGGAAGCCGCATTCTTGCTGAAAAAGAGGGCGTGTTCCTCGGCTACGATTACCGCCAGGTTCCGGTGTTGGCTTCCGTTAAAAAAGTCGATGACAGCCCCTGGTATCTGGTGGCAAAGATCGACAAAAACGAAGTGATGGCACCGCTGTTCCGCATTGCCGCCATTGAGGCGGTCACCGCAACCTTGATTCTGGCGACAGCGGGGTTGATGATGCTGTTGTGGTGGCGTCGCCAACAGGCACTCTACCAGGCCGGCTACTATCAGCAGCAACTTCAGCACCAGATGCTCAGCCAGCGCTTTGACAACCTGACCCGCTTTGCCAATGATCTCGTTTTGCTGGTGGACGCGGAGGGACAGATTATTGATGCCAATGAACGGGCTCTTGACACCTACGGTTATCCGGAAGGGGAACTGAAAACGTTCAAACTCAAGGATCTGTGTGATTTAAGCCAACAGGAGTGTGATCTGTTCTGGGAACAGCTCAAAGCCGAGCAAGGTGTCCGTTTCGAGACCATGCAATTTCGTCACGACGGCAGCACATTTCCCGTCGAGATCAATGCTCGATGGATTGAGCTTGACCGCGGCCACCTGATTCAGGCGATTATCCGCGACATTTCTGAGCGCAAAGCTGCGGAAGACCAGCTGATTCATCAGGCTTATCACGATCCTTTAACCGGGCTGCCCAACCGCTTGCTGATCAATGACCGTCTCAAACTGGCCATCGCCAAAGCCCGTCGACACAAGACTCAGGCTGTCCTATTGTTGCTGGACTTGGATCGCTTTAAAAACATCAACGACACATTGGGGCATGCCGTCGGCGACCGGATCCTCACCACGCTGGCGCTACGCATGCAGGAAGCGCTGCGCGATACAGACACCGTAGCACGTTTCAGCGGCGACGAATTTCTGGTGCTGCTCGAAGATATCCGTGAGCTGTCCGATGTCGTGTCGCTGGCTCAAAAACTTTCTGAGCTGGTTTCTCAGCCGGTGATCATTGACGGTGAAGAAATGTGCCTGACCACCAGCATTGGCATCAGTGTCGCCCCGGAAGACAGCATTGAGGTTGACCAACTGATCCGCTTTGCCGATACCGCCATGTATCGGGCTAAAGAAAAAGGACGCAATAATTTTCAGTTTTATACCCCGGATATGAACGCCCATGCCGGGCGCCGTCTGCAACTGGAAAACAATCTGCGCAAAGCTCTGCAGCGCCAGGAGATGGTGGTCTACTACCAACCCCAGGTTGAGATGGACAGCGGTCGGATTGTCGGCAGCGAGGCCCTGCTGCGCTGGATGCACCCCGAACACGGCCTGATCTCCCCCAGCGACTTCATTCCACTGGCTGAAGAAACCGGCGTCATTGAAGAGATTGGTGCCTGGGCATTGGAGCAGGCTTGTCAGCAAACCGTGGCATGGCAGAAAAATCATCCGGAATTAAAAATCGCCGTCAATCTGTCGGCGCGCCAGTTCCGCAATGAGAATCTGGTTGACGATATCGAGCAAATTCTTAACAAAACCGGATTAGCGGCTAGGCATCTAGAGATGGAGCTGACGGAAAGCCTGCTAATGGAGGATGTTGATGTCGCCATCGACCTGATGAATCGTCTGACCAAACTGGGAATCACTCTGGCCATCGACGACTTCGGTACGGGCTATTCATCTCTGAGCCATTTAAACCGTTTTCCCATCGATAAATTGAAAATCGACCGTTCTTTTGTCAACAGCATGTCGCTCGATAACTGTGGCATCGCCCGCACCATTATCACTCTGGGACGCACACTCGATTTATCCATTATCGCCGAGGGCGTTGAGACCGACGAACAACGTCAACTGCTGCTGCAGCTCGGCTGCCCCCAAGCCCAGGGCTACTATTTTAGCCGGCCGATTCATGACAACGCCTTCAGCGAAATGTTGAAAAAACCAACAATTCTGCCAAATTCTTAA
- a CDS encoding HAD-IA family hydrolase, with product MKEIDGFFFDLDGTLVDSARDLAAAVNRLRVHLDLEPLAEQLALSYVGDGATRLVQRALPEGVYTPEHRATFLQLYAEHLLDHTGIFPGIEAFLDRHQDKVLAVVSNKPYALALDLLRGLNLLEPFALVLGGDSLAEKKPHPLPLTHAMATLNVSPSRAVMIGDHHTDLYCAQAAGVASCFCHYGFGIAGEAPYTWSVQQPQDLLALFP from the coding sequence ATGAAGGAGATTGACGGATTTTTCTTTGATCTGGACGGCACCCTGGTGGATTCAGCCCGCGACCTGGCGGCGGCAGTAAACCGTTTGCGGGTCCATCTGGACCTGGAACCGCTCGCTGAACAGCTCGCCTTAAGTTATGTTGGTGACGGGGCCACCCGCCTGGTGCAACGCGCCCTGCCCGAGGGGGTCTACACTCCAGAGCACCGTGCGACCTTTCTACAACTCTACGCCGAACACCTGCTCGACCACACTGGCATCTTTCCGGGCATTGAAGCCTTTCTTGACCGCCACCAAGACAAAGTACTGGCCGTGGTCTCCAACAAACCCTACGCGTTGGCCTTAGACCTGCTGCGCGGTCTCAATCTGCTGGAGCCATTTGCTCTGGTCCTCGGCGGGGACAGTCTTGCCGAAAAAAAGCCCCACCCGTTGCCCTTGACCCATGCCATGGCAACCCTGAATGTCTCCCCCTCCAGAGCCGTGATGATCGGTGATCATCACACCGACCTCTACTGCGCCCAAGCTGCCGGAGTGGCCAGTTGCTTTTGTCACTACGGTTTCGGCATCGCCGGTGAAGCACCCTACACCTGGAGTGTTCAGCAGCCGCAAGATCTGCTGGCGTTGTTCCCATGA